The Sediminispirochaeta bajacaliforniensis DSM 16054 genome window below encodes:
- a CDS encoding coproporphyrinogen-III oxidase family protein yields MFAERYRSHHDAEAKLASILGLYAHSRSGTVNWEDVERPLYSAPPSGRRCIYIHIPYCDRICEFCNLNRTARGHTDLDAYTEYLIKEIEWYARYPYIRDGQFDAIYFGGGTPTILQTEQLSLVLRALRDSFHLSEDCEITLESTLHNLPAEKSARLQEEGVNRLSLGVQTFSSRGRSFLGRTGDAEYAIARLQAIRQLFSGVLGIDIIYSYFDQSLEEVAHDASLCSDFSIDGVSFYSLMIHDGSSLGQRIAKGEIPFGRSLEDDRQRHNHFYEDMHAGGYEMLELSKLVRPGRDEYRYIRIRYENGDVLPIGAGAGGQLAGYRIYSMAQGRRFASKIEPAYAQYHRVLGHLQFGCYDLTTLSEELGPDSYAPLRERMDYFVRNGMLVPETDDLYTLTTDGIFWGNNIAVDILKAAIDGTKEHH; encoded by the coding sequence ATGTTTGCTGAACGTTATCGCTCACACCATGATGCAGAAGCAAAATTAGCTTCTATTTTGGGACTGTATGCCCATTCGCGTTCCGGAACAGTGAACTGGGAGGATGTGGAGCGGCCTCTCTACTCTGCGCCACCATCCGGGAGACGCTGCATCTATATCCATATCCCGTATTGCGATAGAATTTGTGAATTTTGCAATCTTAATCGTACCGCTCGGGGACATACCGATTTAGATGCGTATACAGAGTATCTAATAAAGGAAATCGAGTGGTATGCCCGATATCCGTATATCAGGGATGGTCAGTTCGACGCCATATATTTTGGCGGCGGCACGCCCACCATTTTACAGACGGAGCAGCTTAGCCTGGTACTTCGAGCCTTACGCGACTCTTTTCATTTGTCAGAGGATTGTGAAATAACATTGGAATCGACACTTCATAATCTGCCGGCTGAAAAAAGCGCCCGCCTCCAGGAGGAGGGGGTGAACCGTTTGAGCCTTGGTGTTCAAACCTTTTCGTCCCGCGGAAGATCATTTCTCGGCAGAACAGGGGATGCAGAATATGCTATCGCTCGGCTACAGGCGATCCGGCAGCTCTTTTCCGGTGTCCTTGGAATAGACATTATTTACAGCTACTTCGATCAAAGTCTGGAAGAGGTAGCTCATGATGCTTCTCTTTGTTCTGATTTTTCCATTGACGGTGTGAGTTTTTATTCTCTCATGATTCACGACGGTTCCTCCTTGGGGCAGCGCATTGCGAAAGGTGAAATTCCCTTTGGCCGGAGCCTGGAAGATGATCGACAACGGCATAATCATTTTTATGAGGATATGCATGCGGGTGGATACGAAATGCTGGAGCTCTCCAAGCTTGTTCGTCCCGGCCGTGATGAATATCGGTACATACGAATTCGATATGAGAATGGTGATGTTCTTCCTATCGGGGCAGGGGCCGGGGGACAGTTGGCTGGATACCGCATCTATTCCATGGCGCAGGGCCGCCGCTTTGCTTCGAAGATAGAACCTGCTTATGCGCAATACCACCGCGTGTTAGGCCATTTACAGTTTGGTTGCTACGACCTTACAACCCTCTCGGAGGAATTAGGGCCGGATTCGTATGCTCCTTTGCGGGAACGAATGGACTATTTTGTCCGCAATGGGATGCTGGTACCGGAAACGGATGATCTGTATACGTTAACCACCGATGGAATTTTCTGGGGAAATAATATTGCGGTGGACATATTGAAAGCGGCGATAGATGGGACGAAAGAACATCACTAG
- a CDS encoding energy transducer TonB — protein MWRFGTNSLTDRLTPIALCAVVIFVHGVIWGSFDFSFEAAQKQPEPMTVSFTTLEGLDATPAGSEIIPLEGDPVVVQKPQETRIKEPSMMPEVSASEIEELPLTEVLETEVKPVESPQRSLEKPPETARHVREEASPAEAASVASVLKSEAGVSAPPGREGGAAYGESLSLDYRAIILRQLEEGKVYPAAARKRGIAGPVTLCFSVAPDGTVSMLSVEEASHRFLRQAALESVRKAAPFSFPERPTGRIDMQVTLEYRLEE, from the coding sequence ATGTGGCGGTTCGGCACGAATTCCCTCACTGATCGTCTTACCCCTATTGCACTCTGTGCGGTGGTGATCTTTGTTCACGGGGTTATTTGGGGAAGCTTTGATTTTTCTTTTGAAGCAGCTCAAAAACAACCTGAGCCCATGACCGTTAGTTTTACCACCCTTGAGGGGCTGGATGCTACGCCTGCGGGCAGTGAGATTATCCCCCTTGAAGGTGATCCTGTGGTAGTGCAGAAGCCTCAGGAAACTCGCATAAAGGAGCCTTCCATGATGCCCGAAGTTTCAGCATCGGAGATAGAGGAGCTTCCCCTGACTGAGGTTCTCGAGACCGAAGTGAAGCCGGTTGAAAGCCCTCAAAGGAGCCTGGAGAAACCTCCGGAGACTGCCCGGCACGTTCGAGAGGAGGCAAGCCCGGCTGAAGCCGCTTCCGTAGCTTCCGTTTTAAAAAGTGAAGCCGGTGTTTCTGCACCTCCCGGCAGGGAAGGGGGGGCGGCTTACGGTGAAAGCCTGTCCCTTGATTACCGGGCCATCATTCTTCGCCAGTTGGAAGAAGGGAAGGTTTACCCCGCGGCGGCTCGAAAACGGGGAATAGCAGGCCCCGTAACCCTTTGTTTTTCTGTTGCTCCCGACGGAACAGTGTCCATGCTTTCCGTAGAAGAAGCCTCACATCGATTTTTGCGGCAGGCCGCTCTGGAATCTGTACGAAAGGCAGCGCCCTTTTCTTTTCCTGAGCGTCCTACTGGAAGGATCGATATGCAGGTAACGCTTGAATATCGGTTGGAAGAGTAG
- a CDS encoding ABC transporter ATP-binding protein gives MSLCAEHIHFSYRDKTVLAGVDFALQQGEVFGLLGPNGSGKSTCLKTVLGYLKPSSGRIVFARFGSLPYGLLVGKEVARRVAFVPQQTALHSAITVFEAILMGRLPHLADRWSGYGAEDKKIVREVVEALGLCHLVDRNVTCLSGGELQKVIIARCLVQESDILLLDEATAGLDLNHAVEIMEFMRRKAKEESKSIVAVLHDVNLASQYCDRIALLKKGRLRYIGTPEEVISETVLEEIYGIRAKIGYDDGGKPFVLPRRIKTAEREVANVC, from the coding sequence ATGAGTCTATGTGCGGAACATATCCATTTTTCCTACCGGGATAAGACGGTTCTTGCCGGTGTCGACTTTGCATTGCAACAGGGCGAGGTTTTTGGTTTGTTGGGCCCCAACGGATCGGGGAAATCGACCTGTCTGAAAACTGTATTGGGGTATCTCAAACCCTCCTCTGGTCGGATAGTTTTTGCAAGGTTCGGTTCTTTGCCCTACGGTTTACTGGTTGGTAAAGAGGTTGCCCGGCGGGTTGCCTTTGTACCGCAGCAGACTGCATTACATTCGGCAATTACCGTTTTTGAAGCGATTCTTATGGGACGCTTGCCACATCTTGCCGATCGCTGGAGCGGTTACGGGGCGGAAGACAAAAAGATCGTTCGTGAGGTGGTAGAGGCCTTGGGCCTGTGCCACTTAGTAGATCGAAATGTGACCTGTCTCTCTGGAGGCGAGTTGCAAAAAGTCATTATTGCCCGCTGCCTTGTACAGGAGAGCGATATTCTCCTGCTGGATGAAGCTACGGCAGGTCTCGACTTAAATCACGCTGTAGAAATCATGGAGTTTATGCGGCGAAAAGCGAAAGAAGAGTCGAAAAGCATCGTCGCAGTACTTCACGATGTGAATCTCGCTTCTCAATATTGCGATCGTATAGCGCTGCTTAAAAAAGGCCGTTTACGCTACATCGGTACTCCTGAAGAGGTTATAAGCGAAACGGTACTGGAAGAGATCTACGGTATTCGGGCGAAGATCGGCTACGATGATGGCGGCAAGCCTTTCGTTTTGCCGCGGCGGATAAAAACTGCTGAAAGAGAGGTTGCCAATGTTTGCTGA
- a CDS encoding FecCD family ABC transporter permease, translating to MKHIASSRMRLLLWVLVIVLVILLLVGVASGSVRIPLRTVISVLTGHAEADANATIILGIRLPRLLMAILVGMMLSMAGTVAQAVFRNPLADPYIIGISAGAVAGAILAFFLGLPDVYYGIFAFFTALATAFLIFRLAGRKGKADTAMLLIVGIAVSSFLSALTSFVMYSAGEDSYRVMVWTMGYLGAATWGRVGLLVVPLIASSAYFLYLRQDIDALLMGDEEAYSLGIDVGQLKRRLLLVTSLIVSFSVAFTGMIGFVGLIVPHAIRLIIGNSHARLLPLAAFSGGVFLLFADTLARTLLAPTEVPIGVVTAFFGAPFFLVLAVRAGRGGAV from the coding sequence ATGAAACATATAGCCTCCAGCAGGATGCGCTTACTCCTGTGGGTACTCGTGATTGTCTTGGTGATACTGCTTCTTGTGGGCGTTGCCTCCGGGAGTGTCCGAATTCCTCTGCGGACCGTCATCTCCGTGCTTACCGGTCATGCCGAAGCCGATGCCAATGCCACGATTATTTTAGGAATACGTCTGCCCCGCTTACTTATGGCAATTTTGGTGGGGATGATGCTCTCTATGGCGGGAACGGTGGCACAGGCGGTGTTCCGGAATCCTCTGGCGGATCCCTATATTATCGGTATTAGCGCGGGTGCCGTAGCAGGTGCAATTCTTGCGTTCTTTTTGGGATTGCCCGATGTCTACTACGGGATTTTTGCTTTCTTTACTGCACTGGCTACGGCGTTTCTCATTTTCCGTCTGGCGGGACGAAAAGGAAAAGCCGACACGGCAATGCTTCTCATTGTAGGGATAGCCGTGTCGTCGTTCTTGAGTGCCTTAACCTCCTTTGTCATGTATTCGGCTGGCGAGGATTCATACCGAGTGATGGTGTGGACCATGGGTTACTTGGGGGCGGCTACATGGGGCCGGGTAGGGCTACTGGTCGTGCCGCTTATCGCGTCGTCAGCCTACTTCCTCTATCTTCGACAGGATATTGATGCCTTGCTGATGGGGGACGAAGAGGCGTATTCGCTTGGCATCGATGTTGGCCAGCTTAAGCGACGGTTATTACTGGTTACCAGCTTGATAGTCTCTTTTTCGGTGGCATTTACCGGTATGATTGGTTTTGTGGGACTCATTGTGCCCCATGCCATACGGCTCATTATCGGAAATAGTCACGCTCGTCTTTTACCTCTTGCTGCCTTTTCCGGTGGTGTCTTCCTGCTTTTTGCCGATACCCTGGCTCGTACACTGCTTGCGCCGACAGAGGTTCCTATAGGGGTGGTAACGGCTTTTTTCGGGGCCCCGTTCTTTCTGGTTTTAGCCGTTCGGGCCGGCCGGGGAGGCGCGGTATGA
- a CDS encoding MotA/TolQ/ExbB proton channel family protein, with the protein MFLGTFHHIVAFIQLGGILNWILVGLYLVVLVLAVDRCSYFIRTGYRRKRLVSGIDSAFLASISNDGPNGQEMVFPWPKHYIRSQPVRMIALVFEDRRSTKESLDEAVDREGSSIRREMDRGIEALSVIGNIAPLMGLLGTVTGLMRAFHRIESLGGTVDIAAFSGGIWEAMITTAIGLVVAIPAVVFCRVFEKIVEHRGEDMGYVVSLVSESLYEETTEKPRARQSRESA; encoded by the coding sequence ATGTTTTTGGGAACCTTTCACCATATTGTTGCATTCATTCAATTGGGAGGTATCCTTAACTGGATTCTTGTCGGGCTATACCTGGTTGTTCTTGTGCTTGCAGTGGATCGTTGTTCTTACTTTATTCGCACAGGATACCGGCGTAAGCGTCTCGTTTCAGGTATTGATTCGGCTTTTCTTGCATCCATATCGAATGATGGCCCCAATGGCCAAGAGATGGTTTTCCCTTGGCCAAAGCATTACATCAGAAGCCAGCCGGTACGCATGATTGCCCTTGTCTTTGAAGATCGGCGGTCGACGAAAGAGTCTTTGGACGAGGCTGTGGATCGTGAAGGCTCCTCCATACGGAGGGAGATGGATCGTGGCATAGAGGCGCTTTCGGTCATTGGTAACATTGCTCCTCTGATGGGTTTACTTGGCACGGTGACGGGGCTTATGAGGGCTTTCCATCGCATCGAGTCCCTCGGCGGTACCGTCGATATTGCCGCTTTTTCCGGTGGTATCTGGGAGGCAATGATCACGACAGCCATCGGATTAGTCGTGGCTATTCCGGCCGTAGTTTTCTGCAGAGTCTTCGAAAAGATTGTAGAACATCGTGGTGAAGATATGGGGTATGTCGTTTCTCTCGTATCGGAAAGCTTGTATGAGGAAACTACCGAGAAACCTCGGGCGAGGCAAAGCAGAGAGAGTGCCTAA
- a CDS encoding ABC transporter substrate-binding protein → MRKIVYLVAVILAFAGCGNEKSSHTDAASSASSADTGKQLASVTMDETTGHARDAYGHTIEVRPYQRMVVASLGAVETLYLIGGEDAIAAIATSRGGVWPEEKTAALPSVGNVARPSFETIISFDPDIVILSAMSLDIAESLSGHNIPVFIHDATSIEDIFASVELLGDLSAKESAAEALIAEKRARLAEVASAVAKRTVRLKGAFLYSANPVMGFTNESLPGEILNLLGVTNIAVGLSGKRPIISSELLVSENPDFLFISMSIENPEALLSAESAVARTRAGREGHISTIPSSLILRPSPRIVDGISTLQEILAEIPPASEEG, encoded by the coding sequence ATGCGAAAGATAGTATATCTTGTTGCCGTTATCCTCGCTTTTGCAGGATGCGGAAATGAAAAGTCGTCTCATACGGATGCTGCATCTTCAGCTTCATCGGCAGATACCGGAAAGCAGCTCGCATCCGTTACCATGGATGAAACGACGGGACATGCACGTGATGCATATGGTCATACCATTGAGGTTCGTCCATATCAAAGAATGGTAGTAGCTTCGCTGGGAGCCGTAGAAACACTGTATCTTATTGGGGGCGAAGATGCCATTGCTGCTATAGCAACCAGTCGTGGGGGTGTCTGGCCCGAGGAGAAGACAGCCGCGCTTCCCAGTGTGGGGAATGTGGCCCGTCCAAGTTTTGAGACGATTATATCCTTTGATCCCGACATCGTTATTCTCAGCGCCATGTCTTTGGATATCGCCGAGAGCCTATCCGGGCATAATATCCCCGTATTCATCCACGACGCCACCTCAATCGAAGATATTTTCGCTTCCGTAGAGCTTTTGGGCGATCTTTCGGCTAAAGAATCGGCAGCAGAGGCCTTGATAGCCGAAAAACGGGCTCGCCTGGCGGAAGTGGCATCCGCGGTTGCCAAGCGGACGGTTCGGCTAAAAGGTGCATTTCTCTATTCAGCTAATCCCGTCATGGGGTTTACCAACGAATCGCTTCCTGGCGAGATACTGAATCTCTTAGGGGTAACGAATATAGCCGTGGGGCTAAGCGGGAAGCGTCCTATTATCTCATCTGAGCTCCTCGTATCAGAAAATCCCGATTTTCTTTTTATCTCCATGTCGATTGAGAATCCCGAAGCCTTGCTTAGTGCAGAATCTGCCGTTGCAAGAACTCGTGCAGGAAGAGAAGGCCACATCAGCACGATTCCTTCCTCTTTGATTCTGCGCCCCTCCCCACGTATTGTGGACGGAATTTCGACGCTCCAAGAGATTCTTGCGGAGATTCCTCCGGCCTCGGAAGAGGGATGA
- the pnuC gene encoding nicotinamide riboside transporter PnuC yields the protein MLNFFSINHVAFTVLQYPMSYVEFLGTIFYIWSVWLIAQKKMLTWPVGIISVILYAFLFYQIRLYSDFLEQLYYLGASVYGWWFWDKKKKEDQEIAVVRGTLKNNIFWLAGILIVSGFTGLLMGRIHLIFPNVFPQPADFPFWDAFTTISSFAAMFLLARKRFESWFLWIVVDVIGIVLYYVKGVKFLSLLYVFLLLIALKGFLSWWSSLRSVPNPGDGRNPTHLGRDRDGM from the coding sequence ATGCTGAACTTTTTTTCCATCAACCATGTAGCCTTCACCGTCCTTCAGTATCCCATGAGCTATGTGGAGTTTCTGGGGACCATCTTTTATATATGGTCGGTCTGGCTGATTGCTCAAAAAAAGATGCTCACCTGGCCGGTCGGTATTATATCGGTCATCCTGTATGCATTTCTTTTCTATCAGATTCGTCTCTATTCTGATTTTCTGGAACAGCTCTACTACTTGGGGGCCAGTGTCTATGGATGGTGGTTTTGGGATAAAAAGAAAAAAGAGGATCAGGAGATCGCTGTTGTCCGCGGCACTCTAAAGAATAATATATTCTGGCTGGCCGGTATTCTCATCGTTTCGGGATTCACCGGCCTTTTGATGGGAAGAATCCATCTGATTTTTCCGAATGTCTTTCCCCAGCCGGCTGATTTTCCTTTCTGGGATGCCTTTACCACCATAAGTAGTTTTGCCGCCATGTTTCTTTTGGCCCGAAAACGATTTGAAAGCTGGTTTCTCTGGATTGTGGTTGATGTGATAGGAATCGTGCTCTATTACGTCAAGGGGGTGAAATTCCTTTCGCTGCTGTACGTCTTTCTGTTGCTTATCGCCCTTAAGGGCTTCTTAAGCTGGTGGTCCTCTTTGCGTAGTGTTCCGAATCCTGGTGATGGTCGGAACCCCACCCATCTTGGGAGAGACCGTGATGGTATGTGA
- a CDS encoding TonB-dependent receptor plug domain-containing protein, whose protein sequence is MRYPSALAYAIILSVVGTLSVFAQEETEKEPAVIVVTGAKAAQDIEETVEAVEVVTAEEIQEMGAKNVKEVMENIPGVIIYNHPVSTLMMQGFAPEYVKLLVNGIEIAGDVGGATPIAQLPASEIERIEVVRGASSVLYGSDAMGGVINIITKKAEKEKISASVAQEIASNLRYYGEGSASYANDLFALSVMGSFDYDDGKSVDEENNLGREISIYEVPYACLGSVRGSATWFHPGGELELYGTWADSSRESSTNLEGGVSYDDTKLEGGLRERYSFSDFLSLEGFFSVKSYDHYVDQLNYTYDTSSEEKSLFDDMESEVTVSWEPSISHSLLVGVNGKRENMEGDAFDEQKSASQMSVFTQDTWNIGGVDRFRIVPGLRFDYSVPEESEDDPIYKITPKLSFRYDPSEYVVLRFAYGMGFKTPSLKQKYWRFFHPSPENFMLLGNPDLKPETSHGFNASVAYTVSPKISLTVGGYFNYVFDLIDTQIVDENSGSYTDGDGTTHNYIYTRKYRNVGKAITTGGDVSFRFSGSRLASSLAYNFTVAKEYDEDDDEYIDLASRVPHQIKGSISYTIPHIETKASLQVNWNAPELIDVDEDTHTPDYLMVNAHFSKLFWKERLNLYCGLRNALNNIHFIDSSDGESQEDYFGLRDGLVFYLGSRFTM, encoded by the coding sequence ATGCGATATCCATCGGCGTTAGCATACGCCATAATTCTTAGTGTTGTTGGGACTCTTTCTGTCTTTGCACAGGAAGAAACAGAAAAGGAGCCTGCCGTTATTGTTGTAACAGGTGCCAAGGCCGCACAGGATATTGAGGAGACCGTCGAAGCGGTAGAAGTCGTTACGGCTGAAGAGATCCAGGAGATGGGGGCAAAAAATGTCAAGGAAGTTATGGAAAACATCCCTGGTGTCATCATCTATAATCATCCTGTTTCAACGCTTATGATGCAAGGCTTTGCGCCGGAATATGTGAAGCTCCTTGTCAACGGCATTGAGATAGCAGGGGACGTCGGCGGGGCCACTCCTATAGCTCAATTACCCGCTTCTGAAATCGAACGAATAGAGGTTGTCCGGGGAGCCTCATCAGTGCTCTATGGATCAGATGCCATGGGAGGCGTCATCAATATCATCACCAAGAAAGCGGAAAAAGAAAAGATCTCCGCTTCTGTGGCCCAGGAAATTGCATCAAACTTACGATATTACGGGGAAGGATCTGCATCGTATGCAAATGATCTTTTTGCCCTCTCGGTGATGGGCTCCTTTGACTACGACGATGGTAAATCTGTTGACGAGGAAAACAATCTTGGTCGTGAAATTTCGATCTACGAGGTTCCCTACGCTTGTCTGGGATCCGTCAGAGGAAGCGCCACCTGGTTTCATCCCGGAGGTGAGCTTGAACTATACGGAACCTGGGCCGACTCATCACGGGAGTCCAGTACTAACCTGGAAGGAGGTGTCTCCTACGATGATACCAAACTGGAAGGGGGGCTACGGGAGCGTTATTCCTTTTCCGATTTTCTTTCGTTGGAAGGGTTTTTTAGCGTTAAGAGCTATGATCACTACGTGGACCAACTTAACTATACCTATGATACATCCAGTGAGGAGAAGAGTCTCTTTGACGATATGGAAAGTGAGGTTACTGTTTCTTGGGAGCCTTCTATTTCCCATTCATTGCTGGTCGGAGTAAACGGGAAACGCGAAAACATGGAGGGCGATGCTTTCGATGAGCAGAAATCAGCGTCACAAATGAGCGTTTTTACTCAGGATACGTGGAATATTGGTGGTGTCGATCGATTTCGTATTGTTCCGGGGCTGCGCTTTGACTATAGCGTGCCGGAAGAGTCGGAAGATGATCCGATATATAAGATCACTCCCAAATTAAGCTTTCGTTATGATCCATCGGAATACGTGGTTTTACGTTTTGCCTACGGTATGGGATTTAAAACACCGAGCTTAAAACAGAAGTATTGGCGCTTTTTTCATCCCTCGCCGGAGAATTTCATGCTTCTTGGTAATCCCGATCTAAAACCAGAGACATCCCATGGCTTCAACGCTTCCGTAGCATATACCGTAAGTCCGAAAATTTCTTTAACGGTTGGCGGATATTTTAACTATGTCTTCGATCTTATCGATACGCAGATCGTCGATGAAAACTCAGGATCGTACACCGATGGCGATGGTACGACGCACAATTATATTTATACCAGAAAGTATCGAAACGTTGGTAAGGCCATTACTACAGGCGGCGATGTATCCTTCCGGTTTTCCGGCTCCCGCCTTGCCTCTTCCTTGGCATACAATTTTACCGTTGCCAAAGAGTACGATGAAGATGATGACGAGTATATCGATCTTGCTTCGCGGGTGCCTCATCAGATCAAAGGGAGCATCTCCTATACGATTCCTCATATTGAGACAAAGGCCAGCTTGCAGGTGAATTGGAATGCCCCTGAGCTGATCGATGTTGACGAAGATACGCATACACCGGATTACCTCATGGTAAATGCTCATTTTTCAAAACTTTTTTGGAAAGAGCGTCTTAATCTCTACTGTGGACTCAGGAATGCGTTAAACAACATCCATTTCATCGACAGTAGCGACGGTGAAAGCCAGGAGGACTACTTCGGCCTTCGGGATGGGCTTGTCTTCTACCTGGGAAGCCGCTTTACCATGTAA
- a CDS encoding ExbD/TolR family protein, translated as MKTFGAVRSRQNGLNMTSLIDVVFILLIFFMIGSRFEKPAISLTLPNATTGERVERKIITVSMDSEGNLYVEGKAIESAALESYLAPLATADPELTASLECDGAVPFAKVTKVLDSLKRTGILNVAVRHEFPH; from the coding sequence ATGAAAACCTTTGGTGCCGTTCGATCTCGCCAAAACGGCTTGAATATGACATCCCTCATCGATGTTGTTTTTATTCTTCTTATTTTTTTCATGATCGGATCAAGGTTTGAGAAGCCTGCAATTTCTCTTACTCTTCCGAACGCAACGACGGGAGAACGGGTGGAGCGTAAAATAATCACCGTCTCTATGGATTCCGAGGGAAATTTGTATGTAGAGGGGAAAGCAATTGAATCGGCAGCCTTGGAGTCATACCTTGCACCGTTGGCAACGGCCGATCCCGAGTTAACGGCATCTTTGGAATGCGACGGGGCAGTCCCTTTTGCAAAGGTGACGAAGGTTCTGGATTCTTTGAAGCGGACGGGAATTCTCAATGTGGCGGTTCGGCACGAATTCCCTCACTGA
- a CDS encoding flavodoxin family protein encodes MDTTGETGLIIYSSKTGNTRTLARGVVQGLDMRVKLAAVEENVDASSYSWVIVGFWVDRGNLDAKARSYVEGLSGCKVGLIGTLGAYPDSPHAKDVENHVRDVISARNKYLGCFLCQGRIDPALTRKFEQLPPDHPHAMNEERRKRHTEAALHPNDADIAAATAACAEMIKAAR; translated from the coding sequence ATGGATACCACCGGTGAAACCGGCTTGATCATATATTCAAGTAAAACAGGCAATACACGTACGCTGGCCCGGGGTGTGGTTCAGGGGCTTGATATGCGGGTCAAACTGGCAGCAGTGGAAGAGAATGTAGACGCTTCATCCTACTCGTGGGTGATTGTCGGTTTTTGGGTGGATAGGGGAAATCTTGATGCCAAGGCTCGTTCATATGTAGAGGGGCTTTCTGGGTGTAAGGTAGGCCTTATCGGGACCCTCGGGGCCTATCCAGATTCGCCTCATGCCAAGGATGTCGAGAATCATGTAAGGGATGTCATATCTGCGAGAAACAAATATCTGGGATGCTTTTTATGCCAGGGACGGATTGATCCGGCCCTGACAAGGAAGTTTGAACAGCTGCCGCCTGATCATCCTCACGCTATGAATGAAGAACGTCGAAAGCGGCACACAGAGGCCGCACTCCATCCCAATGATGCAGATATTGCGGCTGCTACTGCAGCATGTGCGGAAATGATAAAGGCCGCAAGATAA
- a CDS encoding AAA family ATPase yields the protein MKKVGLCLGKYAPFHRGHGLVIETALSEMDLVLVLIYNSHVTSIPLKKRADWIRRIYPERVKVIEAYDGPEATGYSPEIKRKQEDYVLKKLAGWQIHSFYSSEPYGEHMSRALDCRNRQVDCQRLQFPISATLLREDPYTYRCFLRPEVYFDHVIKVVFHGAPSTGKTTISEALARKFHTAWMPEYGREYWEKHEVDRRLSPRQLLEIACEHRKRELRAVYGARDFYFIDTCALSTYHFALDYHGTALPELCSLADEAGSRYDLHILCGDDIPYDDTPDRSGEVYRSRFQKRFEKDLQKRQIPYILLTGSLEERIDKVSILLKHTKEFHSC from the coding sequence TTGAAAAAAGTCGGCTTGTGTTTGGGCAAATACGCTCCCTTCCATCGGGGCCACGGCCTTGTCATAGAGACAGCTCTGAGCGAAATGGATCTGGTTCTTGTGTTGATTTACAACAGTCATGTGACATCCATCCCCCTGAAAAAGCGGGCGGACTGGATTCGCCGCATCTATCCCGAGCGGGTGAAGGTGATCGAGGCCTACGACGGTCCGGAAGCGACCGGTTACAGCCCCGAGATCAAAAGAAAGCAGGAAGACTATGTTTTGAAGAAGCTGGCAGGGTGGCAGATTCACAGCTTCTATTCCTCGGAACCCTACGGGGAACATATGAGCCGGGCCTTGGACTGTCGAAATCGTCAGGTTGATTGCCAGAGGCTACAGTTCCCCATATCGGCCACACTCCTGCGAGAGGATCCCTACACATACCGCTGCTTCCTCCGTCCCGAGGTCTACTTTGACCACGTGATCAAGGTCGTATTTCACGGAGCACCCAGTACGGGAAAGACCACCATTTCGGAGGCTCTGGCCCGGAAATTCCACACGGCCTGGATGCCTGAGTACGGTCGGGAATACTGGGAAAAACATGAAGTGGACCGAAGGCTAAGCCCCCGTCAGCTTCTGGAGATAGCCTGCGAACACAGAAAACGGGAACTGAGGGCTGTGTATGGGGCAAGGGATTTCTATTTTATCGATACCTGCGCACTTTCCACCTACCACTTTGCCCTGGATTATCACGGCACGGCCCTTCCCGAGTTATGCAGCCTGGCCGATGAGGCTGGAAGCCGCTACGATCTGCATATTCTTTGCGGCGATGATATCCCCTACGATGATACGCCCGACCGTTCGGGTGAGGTGTATAGATCAAGATTTCAAAAGAGATTTGAAAAAGATCTTCAAAAACGGCAGATCCCCTACATTCTGCTTACCGGTTCCCTGGAAGAGCGGATAGATAAGGTCTCCATACTTTTGAAGCATACCAAGGAGTTCCATTCATGCTGA